From the bacterium genome, one window contains:
- a CDS encoding response regulator transcription factor, with product MHKHINIIIADDHPALRAGLREIIESDQNFRIAATAGDGEEALHEVRSRKPDVLLLDIEMPKLDGLEVARELHKENSTVAILVLTMHHEDSIFNRAMDFGVAGYLLKDSAEDDILKAIRTVLDGRCFVSPALTAQALDFVRRQRSVDEEFRELSSVEFSILVRIAESRTSGQIAEELNMSPRTVEKHRLHIGQKLGLRGSYSLLRYALENREKILHVGNDVA from the coding sequence ATGCATAAACATATAAACATCATCATAGCCGACGACCATCCCGCGTTACGCGCCGGGCTGCGCGAGATCATCGAATCGGACCAGAATTTTCGCATTGCGGCAACTGCGGGCGACGGGGAGGAAGCCCTCCACGAGGTGCGATCCCGGAAACCGGATGTCCTCCTGCTGGATATCGAGATGCCGAAACTTGATGGATTGGAGGTTGCCAGGGAGTTGCACAAGGAGAACTCCACAGTGGCGATACTCGTGCTCACCATGCACCATGAGGATTCCATCTTTAACCGGGCGATGGATTTCGGTGTGGCGGGGTATCTGCTGAAAGACAGCGCCGAGGACGATATTCTCAAAGCCATCAGGACGGTGCTGGATGGACGCTGCTTTGTCAGTCCTGCACTGACCGCGCAGGCTCTGGATTTCGTACGGAGGCAGCGGTCTGTGGACGAAGAGTTTCGTGAACTCTCAAGCGTTGAATTCAGTATCCTCGTTCGAATTGCGGAATCGAGGACCTCCGGGCAGATAGCGGAAGAACTCAACATGAGTCCCCGCACTGTAGAAAAACACCGTTTGCACATCGGGCAGAAGCTCGGCCTGCGTGGCAGTTACTCGCTGCTCCGATACGCACTTGAAAACAGGGAGAAAATTCTGCATGTCGGAAACGACGTAGCGTGA
- a CDS encoding DUF2938 domain-containing protein: MSIILDALLGGVAATVTMDLLTGIARRFRFAEGAKGAWVGRWYLGMLHGRWVHADISTSPECRGEKTASLAGHYMIGTVLAAVYVHGAGWLGLSPESLPNAVGFGIATVIFPLFLVYPGLGFGCCGRRVSQLKPLQTSYLSHIFYGIGLWWSMLVFMK; the protein is encoded by the coding sequence ATGAGTATCATTCTGGATGCACTGCTGGGCGGCGTTGCCGCAACTGTGACAATGGACCTGCTAACGGGCATCGCGAGGCGGTTCCGATTCGCCGAAGGTGCAAAGGGTGCATGGGTCGGCCGATGGTATCTGGGCATGCTTCATGGACGATGGGTGCATGCGGATATCAGTACATCTCCTGAATGCAGGGGGGAAAAGACCGCTTCACTGGCGGGGCATTATATGATTGGCACCGTACTTGCCGCCGTCTATGTGCACGGTGCCGGATGGCTGGGCCTGTCGCCGGAAAGCCTTCCGAATGCTGTCGGCTTCGGCATCGCCACAGTTATCTTCCCACTCTTCCTCGTGTATCCAGGATTGGGATTCGGCTGTTGTGGCCGCAGGGTATCGCAGTTGAAACCATTGCAGACCAGCTACCTGAGCCACATCTTCTACGGCATCGGGCTCTGGTGGAGTATGTTGGTGTTCATGAAATGA
- a CDS encoding tetratricopeptide repeat protein, which translates to MKRIPPAVVKSSHFLPVIYVIIPILLTTIPSRAQQAKIDSLQGVLKMSRSDTAKVDVLNAIALEYYRQKDSQKSVDYANEALKLGMSSGYRKGMLLALIRIGRIHIDRKSFAKAIEYYQKASKISEEIDDRMECAKCLFNISYAYLRQDSYPPAVKYLRASMEIGEELGDKGFVARCHQNFGILLTKQYSYTEALRHFQKCLELDEELGNKALMMFSLREIGKIYWHQGSYQEALACQRKRMKIGEELGNRRVIARCKAEIGSVYYAQGAYSDALKEKNESMKIYEELGDKRKVAVCLINIGSIYQEQASTTKAMECYQGSMRNFEEIGNERGVAACLRRIGLLYSYRHAYPEARDHIHRSLKIFEELGVKKEIAFCFGDLGQIFVRQSDHTGESFYPEALENYQKSLKINEEIGYTRGISFTTGKIGGVLLQLERYSDALSCFNRMLDLSGELGERPRVAMAWSHIGWCLYKMGLPDSALIYLHRSLDLAEELDAADPIGKSLARLHTVYAAHGDYEKAYVYHQRSTAHIGSVEDEKSRKQMNMLLAEHEVEQREKEIALLEKDKRLLEKDKKLQAVELDRRQDALERQRLESLHRNQEVELLEREQEVRQLEFERATLDLARHERNVAFLKKERELHASKLEQEQLIRNGAIAALILLLLYAMLVYRRIRERRRSSELRAETAEYKARAAAAQSLATAVESERRERQMQQQYSRRLLDAQEMERKRMAGELHDSIGQEALVIKNRIRRAMNRHDPDPELRSDLEKTVETSTVLLEDIRRITRNLRPMQLERTGLTETLRDLMQQLKESTPLAVDADIDDIDGVFSKEREMDVYRIVQEGLNNTIRHADASAVTVRIQKSNGTVRILVADDGKGFDLTNVTRESSGLGLQGISERVQMLGGTLRFETAPGKGTKMDASLPRMTEP; encoded by the coding sequence ATGAAGCGGATACCTCCAGCGGTGGTGAAATCAAGTCATTTCCTGCCGGTGATCTATGTTATAATTCCCATCCTGCTGACAACTATTCCCAGTCGCGCCCAGCAAGCCAAAATCGACAGCCTGCAGGGTGTCCTCAAGATGTCCCGATCCGATACCGCGAAGGTGGATGTTCTCAATGCCATCGCGTTGGAATACTATCGTCAGAAAGATTCTCAGAAATCGGTTGATTACGCGAACGAAGCCTTGAAACTCGGTATGTCGTCCGGCTACAGGAAAGGCATGCTTCTCGCACTGATCAGGATCGGCAGGATTCACATCGATCGGAAATCCTTCGCAAAGGCAATAGAGTATTATCAGAAAGCCAGCAAGATCAGCGAGGAAATTGATGATAGAATGGAGTGCGCGAAATGCCTCTTCAATATCAGCTACGCATATCTGCGACAGGACTCGTATCCTCCCGCCGTAAAGTATCTTCGTGCAAGTATGGAGATTGGGGAAGAACTGGGAGACAAAGGTTTTGTCGCCAGATGCCACCAGAATTTTGGCATCCTGCTTACGAAACAGTACTCCTACACTGAAGCATTGCGGCATTTTCAGAAATGCCTGGAGCTTGATGAGGAGCTTGGTAATAAAGCTCTGATGATGTTTTCCCTGCGGGAAATCGGCAAGATATACTGGCATCAGGGTTCCTACCAGGAAGCTCTTGCATGTCAACGGAAACGTATGAAAATAGGTGAGGAACTGGGAAATAGACGTGTGATCGCTCGATGCAAAGCGGAAATCGGGAGCGTTTACTATGCGCAAGGCGCGTATTCGGATGCGCTGAAAGAAAAGAACGAAAGCATGAAGATTTACGAAGAGCTTGGGGACAAGCGAAAGGTCGCGGTCTGTCTCATAAACATCGGAAGCATATACCAGGAGCAAGCATCCACCACCAAGGCGATGGAATGTTATCAGGGAAGCATGCGCAACTTCGAGGAAATTGGGAATGAGAGAGGTGTCGCGGCCTGTCTCAGGAGAATTGGGCTCCTCTACTCGTACAGGCATGCATATCCTGAAGCACGGGATCATATACACAGAAGCCTGAAAATTTTCGAGGAGCTTGGAGTCAAGAAGGAAATAGCATTCTGTTTCGGTGACCTGGGGCAAATATTCGTACGTCAGAGCGATCACACGGGGGAGAGCTTTTATCCAGAGGCACTGGAGAATTACCAGAAGAGTTTGAAAATTAACGAGGAGATAGGCTATACACGAGGGATCTCGTTTACGACGGGGAAAATCGGTGGGGTGCTATTACAGCTGGAACGGTATTCAGACGCCCTGTCATGCTTTAACAGAATGCTTGACCTGTCAGGTGAACTGGGTGAACGACCACGGGTCGCGATGGCCTGGAGCCATATTGGATGGTGCCTTTACAAGATGGGTCTTCCGGATTCTGCCCTTATCTACCTGCACCGCAGCCTTGATCTTGCTGAGGAACTCGACGCGGCAGATCCCATTGGAAAGTCGCTGGCACGCCTTCATACCGTGTACGCGGCTCACGGCGATTATGAGAAGGCCTACGTGTATCACCAGCGCTCGACTGCGCATATCGGCAGCGTCGAAGACGAAAAGAGCCGGAAGCAAATGAACATGCTTCTGGCCGAGCACGAGGTCGAGCAGCGGGAGAAAGAGATCGCGCTGCTGGAAAAAGACAAGCGGCTTCTGGAAAAAGATAAGAAGCTTCAGGCCGTGGAACTTGATCGCAGACAGGATGCACTGGAACGACAACGCCTCGAATCGTTGCATCGAAACCAGGAAGTCGAGCTCCTGGAACGTGAGCAGGAGGTCCGGCAGTTGGAATTCGAAAGGGCCACACTGGATCTCGCGCGGCATGAGCGTAACGTCGCGTTCCTGAAAAAGGAACGTGAACTGCATGCAAGCAAGCTCGAGCAGGAGCAGCTCATCCGTAACGGAGCGATTGCCGCGCTCATCCTGCTTCTGCTCTACGCGATGCTAGTCTACCGGCGAATTCGCGAGCGTCGACGCAGCAGCGAATTGCGTGCAGAAACGGCCGAGTACAAAGCTCGTGCAGCGGCAGCGCAATCTCTCGCCACCGCTGTTGAATCGGAACGGCGTGAGCGTCAGATGCAGCAGCAATATTCCCGCCGGCTGCTCGACGCACAGGAAATGGAACGGAAGCGCATGGCCGGGGAGTTGCACGACAGCATCGGCCAGGAAGCGCTCGTGATCAAGAACCGGATCCGGCGGGCAATGAACAGACATGATCCCGATCCCGAGCTCAGGTCGGACCTGGAGAAAACCGTCGAGACATCGACAGTTCTGCTCGAGGATATCCGCCGCATCACGCGCAATTTGCGACCCATGCAGCTCGAGCGCACCGGACTCACGGAAACATTGCGGGACCTCATGCAGCAGCTTAAAGAGAGTACGCCGCTCGCGGTTGATGCTGACATCGACGACATTGACGGCGTGTTCAGCAAAGAGCGGGAGATGGATGTCTATCGCATCGTACAGGAAGGACTGAACAACACGATCAGACATGCGGACGCAAGCGCCGTCACCGTTCGCATTCAGAAGAGCAACGGGACCGTGAGGATCCTTGTCGCCGACGACGGAAAGGGATTTGACCTTACAAACGTCACACGGGAATCCAGTGGACTGGGATTGCAGGGCATCTCCGAGCGCGTGCAGATGCTCGGAGGAACCCTGCGGTTCGAAACGGCTCCGGGAAAGGGAACAAAGATGGACGCATCCCTCCCTCGCATGACGGAACCATAG
- a CDS encoding NADP-dependent oxidoreductase, with protein MSTQRNFQVRLASRPDGIPAREHWELGWSDIDSPSDGEVLIETAFISIDPSMRGWLRDTESYLPPVAIGDVMRAGGVGTVIVSKHPDFKEGDQVVGHPGVQSYAVVPGSTLRKASQDVAPLHAFLGPLGIPGLTAYFGITEVGAVGEGDTVLVSAAAGAVGSIAGQIARMRGAGRVIGIAGSDEKCRHIVKDLGFDAAINYRTQAVGNRISDHAPEGIDVYFDNVGGDILDEALARLRIGGRVVLCGAISQYNDLENVRGPRNYLSLLVKRARMQGFIVTDFAKQFQSAIEEISGLLAAGSLRYRHTIVQGLETFPETFQRLFTGEKLGKLLIQVD; from the coding sequence ATGAGCACACAACGCAACTTTCAGGTCCGACTTGCCAGCCGTCCTGACGGGATTCCAGCTCGAGAGCATTGGGAACTGGGTTGGAGCGATATCGACAGTCCATCTGATGGCGAAGTCCTCATCGAAACAGCCTTCATTTCAATCGACCCATCAATGCGTGGGTGGTTGAGAGACACGGAATCATACCTTCCTCCAGTAGCGATCGGTGACGTGATGAGAGCGGGAGGAGTCGGTACTGTAATCGTCTCAAAGCACCCGGACTTCAAGGAAGGGGACCAGGTCGTCGGACATCCAGGCGTTCAGTCTTATGCTGTTGTGCCCGGGAGTACGCTGCGAAAAGCCAGTCAAGACGTTGCGCCACTGCACGCATTTCTGGGGCCACTGGGCATACCAGGACTGACGGCGTATTTCGGTATTACCGAAGTGGGTGCTGTTGGTGAAGGAGATACGGTTCTCGTTTCCGCTGCTGCTGGAGCCGTGGGATCCATCGCTGGTCAGATTGCCCGAATGCGGGGTGCGGGACGCGTCATTGGCATAGCAGGAAGTGATGAAAAGTGCCGGCACATCGTCAAGGACCTTGGGTTTGACGCTGCGATCAACTACAGAACTCAAGCAGTGGGGAACAGGATCAGCGACCATGCTCCCGAAGGGATTGATGTTTATTTCGACAACGTCGGTGGGGATATTCTCGACGAAGCGCTCGCGCGCCTCCGTATTGGAGGAAGGGTCGTTCTCTGCGGTGCCATCTCCCAGTACAACGACCTGGAAAACGTGCGGGGACCGAGAAACTACCTGTCGCTCCTTGTCAAACGAGCACGAATGCAGGGATTTATCGTTACCGATTTTGCAAAACAATTCCAGAGTGCAATCGAAGAAATCTCGGGATTGCTTGCAGCAGGTTCGCTCAGGTACCGGCATACCATCGTGCAGGGCCTCGAGACCTTTCCGGAGACTTTTCAAAGACTCTTTACCGGAGAAAAACTCGGCAAGCTTCTCATACAGGTTGATTGA
- a CDS encoding T9SS type A sorting domain-containing protein has product MRAHLTVAVLFVMLSALSVGQARAQSPFQATVYPGRPLNHPADAFTPGLFYFQFWDASANGIFRYISTPKMYNCLRETKFYADCWRWSTSRDDLLKKMQDTGLRGWLQSLYEWTDRVVVKINGMPYWLSSSSSTEVLNDKSWREFMVHPPRDWGEWEDAIESSVALVASWGIHPYYEIWNEPDGEYWKGSDAEFLELYRRTALAIKRTDPKAIIGGPGMHTWWRSVDPALAAEQQPYMNALYGLKSDALPERYALLYALLDSVQNGWNGQDVPLDFISYHHFNHNRYEIIRTAEQVRGKMLSLGFCPRGTPCPSGRPFPELYISEWQTTYGAQEQVFQPSLFLVLLDAMGQAGIEMNSIAALADFDSDPDDEFTHGWGMISGNHLVKPVYKVLQLLDAVTGHGNLVEVTSEDLTGWASMRSDTLRVLLAEYSMPPIWYSQYPKVGWDAFEALLYHPESTLTKADFQAAGHTSLYWGHNDWGSIDRIIRGELAPFPSSNPEMMSALVRARHQWVKDSIALSEKHTLQLHIAGMQDTLHGLLYRIDSSRNNIIALYDSLRAAGYSHLQAIDSLQSCSFPGGCYGVGWEVEEVTAVAGDLDIEIDANSVCYFQFGGISSTTSVERFDREVEQFTVYPQPARQMLSYELPPTWKHAQITLHNLYGQVLRHGTGGRGSMSIESLHSGVYLLRAIRKNGKTYSRPVVVLH; this is encoded by the coding sequence TTGAGAGCTCACCTGACCGTGGCCGTGCTCTTTGTCATGTTGTCGGCGTTGAGCGTCGGGCAGGCGAGAGCACAATCTCCATTTCAGGCCACGGTGTATCCGGGACGTCCACTGAATCACCCCGCAGATGCGTTCACGCCAGGACTGTTTTACTTCCAGTTCTGGGATGCATCGGCGAACGGCATATTTCGCTACATCTCCACACCGAAGATGTACAACTGTCTGCGCGAAACGAAATTCTACGCCGACTGCTGGAGGTGGAGTACAAGTCGCGACGACTTACTGAAGAAGATGCAGGATACGGGGCTCCGTGGCTGGCTGCAGTCCCTCTACGAATGGACCGACCGGGTGGTTGTGAAAATCAACGGCATGCCGTACTGGCTGAGTTCGAGCAGCAGCACTGAAGTGCTTAATGATAAGAGCTGGCGAGAATTCATGGTACATCCACCGCGGGACTGGGGAGAATGGGAGGATGCGATCGAGTCCTCCGTCGCACTTGTCGCATCCTGGGGAATTCATCCGTATTACGAGATCTGGAACGAGCCAGACGGAGAATACTGGAAGGGCAGTGACGCGGAGTTTCTCGAACTGTACCGGCGAACAGCACTGGCTATCAAACGCACAGACCCGAAGGCGATCATCGGAGGTCCGGGTATGCATACCTGGTGGCGATCCGTAGACCCAGCCCTGGCCGCCGAGCAGCAGCCATATATGAACGCGCTCTATGGCCTGAAGTCCGACGCGCTCCCCGAGCGATACGCACTGCTGTATGCACTTCTGGACAGTGTGCAGAATGGGTGGAATGGACAGGATGTACCGCTGGATTTTATTTCCTACCACCACTTCAATCACAACCGCTACGAGATCATTCGAACCGCGGAACAGGTGCGTGGCAAAATGCTGTCGCTCGGATTCTGCCCGCGCGGCACTCCCTGTCCATCGGGTCGTCCCTTCCCCGAACTCTACATCTCTGAATGGCAGACCACCTACGGCGCCCAGGAGCAGGTGTTTCAGCCTTCGCTGTTCCTGGTTTTACTCGATGCAATGGGACAGGCGGGAATAGAGATGAACAGTATCGCCGCGCTTGCGGATTTTGATTCCGACCCGGATGATGAGTTCACGCACGGCTGGGGAATGATCAGCGGAAATCATCTCGTCAAACCGGTGTACAAGGTGCTGCAGCTTCTGGACGCCGTGACAGGGCATGGAAACCTGGTCGAGGTCACATCGGAGGATCTTACAGGGTGGGCGAGTATGCGGTCCGATACGCTGCGCGTACTGCTGGCGGAATACAGCATGCCGCCCATATGGTACTCTCAGTACCCGAAGGTGGGCTGGGACGCTTTCGAGGCGCTGCTGTACCACCCGGAGTCCACGCTCACGAAGGCGGATTTCCAGGCAGCCGGACATACATCACTCTACTGGGGGCACAACGACTGGGGCAGTATTGATCGCATCATTCGTGGGGAACTCGCACCGTTTCCATCTTCAAATCCAGAGATGATGAGCGCGCTTGTTCGTGCCCGGCATCAGTGGGTGAAAGACTCCATCGCGCTCAGTGAGAAGCACACTCTGCAGTTGCACATCGCGGGAATGCAGGATACGTTGCACGGATTGCTTTATCGCATTGATTCGAGCAGAAACAACATCATCGCGCTGTATGACTCGCTGCGTGCGGCGGGTTATTCACATCTACAGGCTATCGATTCGTTGCAGTCCTGCTCGTTCCCGGGAGGCTGCTACGGCGTGGGCTGGGAAGTGGAGGAGGTCACAGCTGTTGCAGGGGATCTTGACATCGAGATAGATGCCAACAGTGTGTGCTATTTTCAGTTCGGAGGGATCTCTTCCACCACATCCGTGGAGAGATTTGATCGAGAGGTGGAGCAGTTCACGGTGTATCCGCAGCCAGCTCGTCAGATGTTGTCTTACGAACTGCCGCCGACCTGGAAACACGCACAGATCACCCTGCACAATCTCTATGGTCAGGTTCTGAGGCATGGAACAGGAGGTCGGGGAAGCATGAGCATTGAATCCCTGCACAGCGGCGTATATCTGCTGCGCGCAATCCGTAAGAATGGAAAAACTTACAGCAGGCCGGTGGTTGTACTGCACTGA
- a CDS encoding response regulator transcription factor, which yields MNILIADDNSEMRSFIAEALTEISATVYEATDGPEAVASARWCKPDLILMDIRMPGFDGIEATRRIMKENPGSKVVIVTECDSCEYRRNARESGCLAYVLKDDLNDLPETVTGLLHLN from the coding sequence ATGAACATCCTGATCGCGGACGATAATTCCGAGATGCGAAGCTTCATTGCCGAAGCACTCACCGAAATTTCTGCAACCGTGTACGAGGCGACAGACGGTCCTGAGGCTGTGGCATCCGCGAGATGGTGCAAACCGGATCTGATTCTCATGGACATCAGGATGCCTGGCTTCGATGGTATCGAAGCAACACGCAGGATTATGAAGGAGAATCCTGGATCGAAGGTGGTGATCGTCACGGAATGTGACAGCTGCGAATACCGCCGCAACGCGAGGGAATCCGGATGTCTTGCGTATGTGCTGAAAGACGACCTGAACGATTTGCCGGAAACGGTGACCGGACTTCTCCATCTGAACTGA
- a CDS encoding T9SS type A sorting domain-containing protein has translation MKALRPFLGIALLLLLATTLQAQLSTRTSAYGTKPGYIDDATLIVEPHGAYVQQTLILTYGDHGQFGNSPEVEIDHRFRLPQKAVVNDLWLWISNICVRGRIMSTWSARAVYDSIVQSHRDPAFLAKEGNIFELHVYPLTSGSTRQLKLMFITPTLWMGKSAAAELPLKMLMDNNADLKPLNIMFKVADKVWGEPTITELPMQSFGAWTDSAGYSYKTMKLVDISELTGLTLGFSMEFPGGYNFGAVSPPYDGTYFQFGFDPGALFNLTVDSTAKRLLVGLDLSGGHCKNFTTLLPSVKQLLHYAAKPQDSIQLLVAGAHRVQPVGSGWMPGHEDSIDVLIGSFANSDWGQEIRAEVIPHILYCDEHAVTCWQFPGLDNYATHSEYENLHTALQNFRSADVIAAYEQGSEAAGNTAEHLEEIIVRLDSFFVQGGRFLTYFDYNRVKPERLGKHYIPGLSIERIPEENLLLHSNRQGNIGKFFPQTFLHYNFNYLTYTPDTSVVIEVADAQGRPYVISKKIANGLLIISALWEFRDDAAQKTAINVPLLGLNSFSGEQLLTALLDSVRVTYNRDTFDEAIVLSNTDTLFEKQDAQAWTALYAARYLGAVPVIHTVNLLDGNLYRPASLFDNMVEYLGSGYLLKTVADVFGGEHYKLDTDPWISIISSRNRYAYPVMDSLSVAVTVDDGAGQLHQGMEVNPVPGDGNKPRFFIGSTTSASTLTFDVHARFQGSANMQTVKVSVDVPLDTTLMDRIIPAMLANENLNTLFRTAPEDTAAIVNLAMKYRLLCDYTAFLVLDADTIKYKDDPDDPGTKDAPPLPASPTLDSLTMSVYPNPFSGSATISVSAPKPARVRVAVFDMQGRRVRSITWDEEVSGTKSFTWDGTDDAGRRLVAGTYFICLTAREIAGPGTRMIVRLVALRD, from the coding sequence ATGAAGGCACTACGGCCGTTTCTGGGGATTGCGTTACTACTGCTCCTCGCGACAACGCTGCAGGCGCAGCTCAGTACGAGAACCAGCGCGTACGGAACAAAACCGGGGTACATCGACGACGCGACGCTCATCGTCGAACCGCATGGCGCCTACGTACAGCAGACGCTCATTCTGACGTATGGCGATCATGGGCAGTTCGGCAATTCGCCGGAGGTGGAAATCGACCACCGCTTCCGCCTGCCGCAAAAAGCCGTAGTCAATGATCTCTGGTTGTGGATCAGCAACATTTGCGTGCGCGGCAGGATCATGAGTACATGGTCCGCTCGCGCCGTGTATGACAGCATTGTACAGAGTCATCGCGACCCGGCCTTCCTCGCGAAAGAGGGGAATATCTTCGAGCTGCATGTCTATCCACTCACTTCGGGCTCGACGCGGCAGCTCAAGCTCATGTTTATCACGCCAACGCTGTGGATGGGGAAATCCGCAGCGGCGGAATTGCCACTGAAGATGCTCATGGATAACAACGCCGACCTGAAACCGCTGAATATCATGTTCAAGGTGGCAGACAAGGTGTGGGGGGAACCGACCATCACCGAACTCCCGATGCAGTCGTTCGGGGCCTGGACCGATTCCGCGGGCTACTCCTATAAAACAATGAAACTCGTCGATATATCGGAATTGACCGGACTCACTCTCGGTTTCAGCATGGAATTTCCGGGAGGATACAACTTCGGTGCGGTCAGTCCACCCTACGACGGGACATACTTCCAGTTCGGCTTCGATCCCGGAGCGCTCTTTAACCTGACTGTCGATTCCACAGCGAAACGCCTTCTCGTCGGTCTCGATCTGAGTGGTGGACATTGCAAAAACTTTACGACACTGCTCCCTTCGGTGAAGCAGCTTCTGCATTACGCTGCGAAACCCCAGGACAGCATCCAGCTCCTGGTCGCCGGCGCACACAGGGTGCAGCCTGTTGGGTCCGGGTGGATGCCGGGACATGAAGACAGCATCGACGTCCTCATAGGATCCTTCGCAAACAGCGACTGGGGCCAGGAGATCAGAGCGGAGGTTATTCCCCACATCCTGTATTGCGACGAACACGCCGTCACATGCTGGCAGTTTCCCGGTCTGGACAATTACGCAACGCACAGCGAATACGAAAATCTGCACACCGCCCTCCAGAACTTCCGCTCCGCGGATGTCATCGCGGCCTATGAGCAGGGCAGTGAGGCCGCTGGGAACACAGCAGAGCATCTCGAGGAAATCATTGTGCGACTCGATAGCTTCTTCGTCCAGGGTGGAAGATTTCTCACTTACTTTGATTACAATCGGGTCAAACCTGAGCGACTCGGGAAGCACTACATCCCGGGATTGTCGATAGAAAGGATCCCCGAAGAGAATCTGCTGTTACACAGCAACAGGCAGGGCAACATAGGGAAATTCTTCCCACAGACTTTCCTGCACTACAATTTCAATTACCTGACCTATACGCCGGATACCTCTGTTGTCATCGAGGTAGCAGACGCTCAGGGGCGGCCGTATGTCATCTCCAAGAAAATCGCCAATGGCCTGCTGATAATAAGCGCCCTCTGGGAATTCAGGGATGACGCTGCGCAAAAGACCGCCATCAACGTTCCGTTGCTCGGACTGAATTCGTTCTCGGGTGAACAGCTTCTCACCGCACTCCTCGACAGCGTCAGGGTGACGTATAACAGGGATACGTTCGATGAGGCGATTGTACTGAGTAATACGGACACCTTGTTTGAAAAGCAGGACGCGCAGGCATGGACGGCGCTTTATGCTGCTCGCTACCTGGGTGCGGTACCGGTGATCCACACGGTCAACCTGCTCGATGGCAACCTGTACAGACCCGCCTCCCTCTTCGACAACATGGTCGAGTACCTCGGAAGCGGGTATCTACTGAAAACGGTGGCGGATGTGTTTGGCGGCGAGCATTACAAGCTGGATACGGATCCGTGGATTTCCATCATCTCGTCGAGGAATCGCTACGCTTACCCGGTCATGGATTCGCTGTCGGTTGCCGTGACTGTTGATGATGGCGCGGGACAGCTGCATCAGGGTATGGAGGTGAACCCCGTACCGGGTGACGGGAACAAACCACGCTTCTTCATCGGCTCCACTACGTCAGCAAGCACCCTGACCTTCGACGTGCATGCGCGATTCCAGGGGAGCGCCAACATGCAGACTGTCAAGGTATCGGTGGATGTACCCCTTGACACGACGCTGATGGACCGCATCATCCCCGCAATGCTTGCCAACGAGAACCTGAATACGCTCTTCCGTACTGCACCGGAGGATACCGCCGCCATCGTCAACCTTGCGATGAAATATCGCCTCCTCTGCGACTATACGGCTTTCCTTGTGCTCGATGCCGACACGATCAAGTACAAGGATGATCCAGACGATCCAGGTACGAAGGACGCGCCTCCCCTTCCCGCATCACCGACGCTGGATTCCCTCACGATGTCGGTGTACCCGAATCCCTTTTCCGGCAGTGCCACCATCTCCGTCAGCGCGCCCAAGCCCGCTCGTGTGCGCGTTGCCGTGTTCGACATGCAGGGCCGCAGGGTACGCAGCATCACCTGGGACGAGGAGGTGTCGGGAACGAAATCCTTTACCTGGGATGGTACTGACGATGCAGGCCGCCGGCTTGTGGCAGGAACGTACTTCATCTGCCTCACCGCGCGAGAGATCGCGGGACCGGGGACACGGATGATCGTCCGGCTCGTGGCGTTGCGCGACTGA